One segment of Oscillatoria sp. FACHB-1406 DNA contains the following:
- a CDS encoding RNA-guided endonuclease TnpB family protein encodes MKARYQYRFYPTDQQQQSLAQLFGCVRVVWNDALAFSKSGKYPGYNALSKSLTLSKKTTEREWLNSVSSVPLQQSLKQLDVAHKNYFDSLKGKRKGRKVGQPRFKKKTNNQSATFTKAAFSIKKGEVVLAKIGNLRPIWSRKLPSTPSSVTVTKDAANRYFLSFVVDIEPVQSDAKNQSIGIDLGIKTFAVMSDGSKAESPNSSKHDRKIRKLQKKLARQQKGSNRKNKTRIQIAKQHNRIVGIRKDFLHKLSTKIVNENQTIVLEDLNVSGMVKNRKLARAISLQGWREFRDLCEAKSEKFGREFHIINRWEPTSQICSACGFKWGKLDLKVRSVRCLNCGTEHDRDENAAKNIESSQPRALGDSKRTQRQSKTTRGADFEVSSKLNAAPSVASVSEASRITVASAR; translated from the coding sequence ATGAAAGCGAGATATCAATACCGTTTCTACCCGACTGACCAACAACAGCAGAGCCTAGCCCAGTTGTTCGGTTGTGTGCGAGTAGTTTGGAATGATGCTTTAGCTTTCAGCAAGTCCGGTAAATATCCTGGATACAACGCGCTCTCTAAATCTCTCACGCTGTCTAAAAAGACAACTGAAAGAGAATGGTTAAACAGTGTTTCGTCTGTTCCCTTGCAGCAATCCCTTAAACAGTTAGATGTAGCCCACAAAAACTACTTCGACTCGCTCAAAGGAAAACGAAAAGGTAGAAAAGTCGGTCAGCCCCGATTCAAGAAAAAGACCAATAATCAGTCTGCAACGTTCACGAAAGCTGCATTTTCTATCAAAAAAGGGGAGGTTGTTTTAGCTAAAATCGGCAACCTAAGACCAATCTGGTCTAGAAAGTTGCCCTCTACACCGAGTTCCGTGACAGTGACTAAAGATGCTGCTAACCGCTATTTCCTTAGCTTTGTTGTAGATATTGAACCGGTTCAATCCGATGCCAAAAACCAAAGTATCGGAATCGACTTAGGAATCAAAACCTTTGCTGTGATGTCTGATGGCTCTAAAGCTGAGAGTCCTAACTCTTCAAAGCACGATCGTAAAATTCGCAAACTTCAGAAGAAATTAGCGCGTCAGCAGAAAGGTTCAAATCGGAAAAACAAGACTCGAATTCAAATCGCCAAGCAGCACAATCGAATTGTAGGCATCCGCAAAGATTTTTTGCACAAACTATCCACCAAGATTGTTAACGAAAATCAAACTATCGTCTTGGAGGATTTGAATGTATCTGGAATGGTGAAGAATCGCAAACTTGCCAGAGCCATTAGTCTTCAAGGTTGGAGAGAGTTTAGGGATTTGTGTGAGGCTAAATCTGAAAAGTTCGGCAGAGAGTTTCACATCATTAATCGATGGGAGCCAACTAGCCAAATTTGTTCAGCCTGCGGTTTTAAATGGGGTAAGCTCGATCTAAAAGTTCGGTCGGTTCGATGCCTGAATTGTGGCACTGAACACGACCGAGATGAGAATGCAGCAAAAAATATAGAATCAAGTCAACCTAGGGCATTGGGAGACTCTAAACGGACGCAGAGACAGAGTAAGACTACTAGGGGCGCGGATTTCGAGGTTTCCTCGAAATTAAACGCCGCCCCGTCGGTAGCGTCAGTCAGTGAAGCGTCAAGAATCACCGTGGCTTCAGCCCGGTGA
- the tnpA gene encoding IS200/IS605 family transposase, translating into MLLLVSRVETVLISRFHCASVFTSESLAVMEKSFNEVAKKMNFQILEFNGESDHIHALIEYPPKLSISQMVNALKGVSSRRYGQAGYPKPYGKDALWSPSYFVSSVGGAPIEVLKQYIREQEKPS; encoded by the coding sequence CTGCTGTTGTTGGTCAGTCGGGTAGAAACGGTATTGATATCTCGCTTTCATTGCGCGTCTGTATTCACTTCTGAAAGTCTTGCAGTTATGGAGAAATCGTTCAATGAAGTGGCTAAGAAGATGAATTTTCAGATTCTCGAATTTAATGGGGAATCTGACCACATTCACGCACTCATTGAATATCCACCTAAGCTGTCCATCTCTCAAATGGTGAATGCTCTAAAAGGCGTATCCAGTCGTCGATATGGTCAAGCTGGATACCCTAAGCCCTATGGCAAAGACGCTCTCTGGAGTCCTAGCTATTTTGTTAGCTCTGTTGGAGGTGCGCCGATTGAAGTCTTAAAGCAGTACATTAGAGAACAAGAAAAGCCGTCCTAG
- a CDS encoding photosystem II reaction center protein Ycf12 has protein sequence MNFVTDTFNSVGGTLLGVNWEALLQVTLVGLIMISGPVVIFLLAARGGDL, from the coding sequence ATGAATTTTGTAACCGATACGTTCAATTCAGTAGGAGGGACTCTCCTGGGAGTCAATTGGGAAGCGCTTCTACAAGTGACTTTGGTGGGCTTGATTATGATTTCCGGGCCGGTGGTCATCTTTTTGTTGGCGGCGCGGGGCGGCGACCTGTAA
- a CDS encoding YkgJ family cysteine cluster protein produces MMRWCCVKNCGACCYLDPSERPELDDYLDPEALALYLSMVAEDGWCVHFDPQTRECRIYDERPEFCRVRPDTFKQMFDVEEDEFEEFAIACCIEQIEDLYGEDSPEMQRYQESVDFRSSN; encoded by the coding sequence TTGATGCGATGGTGCTGTGTTAAGAATTGTGGAGCTTGCTGCTATCTAGACCCCTCAGAACGACCAGAACTCGATGATTATCTCGATCCTGAAGCCTTAGCTCTCTATCTGAGCATGGTCGCTGAAGATGGCTGGTGCGTTCATTTCGATCCTCAAACCCGCGAATGTCGCATCTACGACGAGCGACCGGAATTTTGTCGGGTGCGACCGGATACTTTCAAACAGATGTTTGATGTTGAGGAGGATGAATTCGAGGAATTCGCGATCGCCTGTTGCATCGAACAGATTGAAGATCTTTATGGGGAGGACAGTCCAGAAATGCAGCGCTACCAAGAGAGCGTTGATTTCCGCAGCAGTAATTAA
- a CDS encoding tetratricopeptide repeat protein, whose amino-acid sequence MVELKLTEWDNDVPPDGDDYSALLNTLRLNEGFGLFFVRCSPQKGTEIVEEIRTDLPQKKIRVLKFEKPIEDFYAEVEKLEDKAEIDILFVSGLEHSLRQYEEARKLTGWSSKETHHYSWKGVPRLLINLNQQRERFRDDFNFSFVLLVPTFVFRYLLQRAPDFFDWRCGVFELSRDGDCIEKESRRIVAEGDYKEYLALTPQERNQKIIEIQELIEENREGKNCEKLFNELGALHGSCQEYEEAIASLDNALKYKPDKYEAWNNRGITLYKLGRDEEAIASFDNALKYKSDKYEAWNNRGLSLKNLGRDEEALASYENALKYKPDKYEAWHNQGISLGKLGRYEEALASYENALKYKPDLHEAWHNRGISLGKLGRYEEALASYENALKYKPDYREAWHNRGLALANLGRYEEAIASIDNALKYKPDDDVAWNYRGLALANLGRYEEAIASFDNALKYQPDYHEALYNKACAYAQQGNLDRALENLQHAIALNPEKYREMAKTEPDFDSIREDERFQVLLESRSTTQS is encoded by the coding sequence ATGGTCGAACTTAAACTAACGGAATGGGATAACGATGTGCCACCCGATGGCGATGACTATTCGGCGCTGCTGAATACCTTGCGGCTGAATGAAGGGTTTGGGTTGTTTTTTGTGCGCTGTTCGCCGCAAAAGGGGACAGAAATTGTTGAAGAAATTCGGACGGATTTGCCGCAGAAGAAGATTCGCGTGCTGAAGTTTGAGAAGCCGATTGAAGATTTTTATGCGGAAGTGGAGAAGCTGGAGGATAAAGCCGAAATCGATATTTTATTCGTCAGCGGATTAGAACATTCTTTGCGGCAGTATGAAGAGGCGAGAAAACTGACGGGATGGAGTAGCAAAGAAACGCACCACTATAGCTGGAAAGGCGTACCGCGCTTGCTGATTAATCTCAATCAACAGCGAGAACGGTTTCGCGATGATTTCAATTTTAGTTTTGTGTTGCTCGTGCCGACTTTTGTTTTTAGATATTTGTTGCAGCGCGCGCCAGACTTTTTTGATTGGCGCTGCGGCGTGTTTGAGTTGTCGAGGGATGGCGACTGTATCGAGAAAGAATCACGGCGAATTGTGGCAGAGGGAGATTACAAAGAATATTTAGCCCTAACGCCGCAAGAGAGAAATCAAAAGATTATCGAAATCCAGGAACTGATTGAAGAAAACCGCGAAGGAAAGAACTGCGAGAAGTTATTTAATGAGTTAGGGGCTTTGCATGGTTCGTGTCAAGAGTACGAAGAAGCAATCGCGTCCTTAGATAATGCCCTGAAATACAAACCGGATAAATACGAAGCTTGGAACAATCGGGGAATTACTCTGTACAAATTAGGACGAGATGAAGAAGCAATAGCCTCTTTTGATAATGCCCTGAAATACAAATCGGATAAATACGAAGCTTGGAACAATCGGGGGCTTTCTCTGAAGAATTTAGGAAGGGATGAAGAAGCGCTCGCTTCCTACGAGAATGCCCTGAAATACAAACCGGACAAATACGAAGCTTGGCACAATCAGGGGATTTCTCTGGGTAAGTTAGGAAGATATGAAGAAGCACTCGCTTCCTACGAGAATGCCCTGAAATACAAACCGGACTTGCACGAAGCTTGGCACAATCGGGGGATTTCTCTGGGTAAGTTAGGAAGATATGAAGAAGCACTCGCTTCCTACGAGAATGCCCTGAAATACAAACCGGACTATCGCGAAGCTTGGCACAATCGGGGGCTTGCTTTAGCCAATTTAGGAAGATATGAAGAAGCAATAGCCTCCATCGATAATGCCTTGAAATACAAACCAGACGATGACGTAGCTTGGAACTATCGGGGGCTTGCTTTAGCCAATTTAGGAAGATATGAAGAAGCAATAGCTTCCTTTGATAATGCCCTGAAATATCAACCGGACTATCACGAAGCGCTGTATAATAAAGCCTGCGCCTACGCCCAGCAAGGCAACCTCGATCGCGCCCTGGAAAACCTGCAACACGCGATCGCGCTCAATCCCGAAAAGTATCGAGAAATGGCAAAAACCGAGCCAGATTTCGACAGTATTCGCGAAGACGAACGATTTCAGGTCTTACTAGAGAGTCGGTCAACTACTCAGTCTTGA
- a CDS encoding AAA family ATPase, giving the protein MNSPNFLAKAIYGGRFPDLPKDLQLHRPFQPLPAGDPTYVNCNEVRGDSDILVELGNELIMSDRNTCQLYAGHRGGGKSTELLRLKADLEQKGFFVVYFAADSEDIEPEDTEYTDILLACTRQILEALKDNADPAPLLNWLKSRWQELKDLALTEVSLESLGIEGQIAQYGKITANLRAEPGQRQKIRERVNPYTVPLIDALNQFIREAKRNLPQGREQLAVIADNLDRIVPVPQEDKHTNHEHIFIDRSEQLKKLDCHIIYTVPISLIYSGRVTDLRDIYGSEAQVLPMVMVHLPDNRPYTAGIEKMKEVLALRVRRIDPNLSLVGDVFAEAESLEMLCAMSGGHVRNLLLIAKQAMGYGTGFPIPKKHLLRSISEARNTYRNAVYANEWELLAKVYASKAIENEEQYRSLLFNRCILEYSETNEEGERHCWYDVHPLIRGIKEFQDACTRV; this is encoded by the coding sequence ATGAATTCGCCTAATTTTTTGGCAAAGGCAATTTATGGCGGCAGATTTCCAGACCTACCGAAAGATTTACAACTCCATCGACCCTTTCAACCGCTTCCCGCAGGCGACCCCACCTACGTCAACTGTAACGAAGTGCGCGGCGACAGCGACATTCTCGTCGAATTGGGGAACGAGTTAATTATGTCCGATCGCAACACCTGCCAACTCTACGCAGGACATCGCGGCGGCGGTAAATCAACGGAACTGTTACGCCTCAAAGCCGACCTCGAACAAAAAGGTTTTTTCGTCGTTTATTTTGCGGCTGATAGCGAAGACATCGAACCCGAAGATACAGAATATACCGACATTCTCCTGGCTTGCACGCGGCAAATCTTAGAAGCGCTTAAAGACAATGCCGACCCCGCACCGCTGTTAAATTGGCTCAAATCGCGCTGGCAAGAATTGAAAGATTTAGCATTAACAGAAGTCTCCCTAGAAAGCTTGGGAATAGAAGGACAAATCGCTCAGTACGGGAAAATTACCGCCAACTTGCGCGCCGAACCCGGGCAGCGTCAAAAAATCCGCGAACGAGTCAATCCTTATACCGTTCCCTTAATTGACGCGCTCAATCAATTCATCCGAGAAGCTAAGCGCAACCTGCCGCAAGGACGGGAACAACTCGCCGTTATTGCCGATAATTTAGACCGGATCGTGCCAGTTCCTCAAGAAGACAAGCATACCAATCACGAGCATATTTTTATCGATCGCAGCGAACAACTGAAAAAGCTCGATTGCCATATTATTTACACCGTTCCCATTTCCCTGATTTATTCCGGGCGCGTCACCGATTTGCGCGATATCTACGGCAGCGAAGCGCAGGTTTTGCCGATGGTGATGGTGCATCTACCCGACAATCGCCCCTATACGGCGGGAATCGAAAAAATGAAGGAAGTTTTAGCGTTGCGGGTTCGTCGCATTGACCCCAACTTGAGCTTAGTAGGCGATGTATTTGCCGAAGCCGAGAGTTTAGAAATGTTGTGCGCGATGAGTGGCGGTCACGTCCGCAATTTGCTATTAATCGCTAAGCAGGCAATGGGTTACGGCACGGGTTTTCCGATTCCGAAAAAACATTTGTTGCGCTCGATTAGCGAAGCGAGGAATACTTATCGCAATGCAGTTTATGCGAACGAATGGGAATTGTTAGCGAAGGTTTATGCGAGCAAAGCGATTGAGAATGAGGAGCAATATCGCAGTTTATTATTCAATCGTTGTATTTTAGAATATAGCGAGACGAATGAGGAGGGAGAACGCCACTGCTGGTATGACGTACATCCATTAATTCGAGGGATTAAGGAGTTTCAAGACGCTTGCACGAGAGTTTAG
- the ispG gene encoding (E)-4-hydroxy-3-methylbut-2-enyl-diphosphate synthase: protein MQTLSQPKSASPILLSTDTTIQRRKTRPVRVGDITIGGGHPVVVQSMINEDTLDIDGSVAAIRRLHEIGCEIVRVTVPSMAHAKALADIKQKLKQTYKDVPLVADVHHNGMKIAIEVAKHIEKVRINPGLYVFEKPKSDREEYTDSEFEQIGDKIRETLEPLVVALRDSGKAMRIGVNHGSLAERMLFTYGDTPEGMVESALEFIRICESLDFYNIVISMKASRVPVMLAAYRLMAQRMDELGMDYPLHLGVTEAGDGEYGRIKSTAGIATLLAEGIGDTIRASITEAPEKEIPVCYSILQALGLRKTMVEYVACPSCGRTLFNLEEVLHKVREATKHLVGLDIAVMGCIVNGPGEMADADYGYVGKQPGYISLYRGREEIKRVPEDSGVEELINLIKADGRWVDPE from the coding sequence ATGCAAACTCTTAGTCAACCTAAATCCGCATCACCTATCCTTCTCTCCACCGATACAACCATTCAACGGCGCAAAACTCGTCCCGTGCGCGTGGGCGACATTACGATTGGCGGCGGACATCCGGTTGTCGTTCAATCGATGATTAACGAAGATACGCTAGATATCGACGGTTCGGTGGCAGCGATTCGTCGGTTGCACGAAATTGGCTGCGAAATCGTTCGCGTTACGGTTCCCAGTATGGCCCACGCCAAAGCTTTAGCCGATATCAAGCAAAAACTCAAACAAACCTATAAAGATGTCCCTCTTGTCGCCGACGTGCATCATAACGGCATGAAAATCGCCATCGAAGTGGCAAAACATATTGAAAAGGTGCGGATTAATCCCGGATTATACGTCTTTGAGAAGCCGAAGAGCGATCGCGAAGAATATACCGACAGCGAATTCGAGCAAATTGGCGATAAAATTCGCGAAACTCTCGAACCCCTTGTCGTCGCCCTCCGAGATAGCGGTAAAGCAATGCGAATCGGAGTCAATCACGGTTCCCTCGCCGAACGGATGCTTTTTACCTACGGCGATACCCCCGAAGGTATGGTGGAATCTGCCCTCGAATTTATCCGCATCTGCGAATCCCTCGATTTCTACAACATCGTTATTTCGATGAAAGCATCGCGCGTCCCCGTGATGTTGGCAGCATACCGCCTCATGGCGCAACGCATGGACGAACTCGGAATGGATTACCCGCTGCATTTGGGCGTAACGGAAGCGGGCGATGGCGAATACGGACGCATTAAATCCACTGCCGGAATTGCAACCCTCCTGGCTGAAGGAATCGGCGACACGATTCGCGCCTCGATCACCGAAGCGCCGGAAAAGGAAATTCCCGTCTGTTACAGCATCCTGCAAGCCTTGGGATTGCGGAAAACGATGGTGGAATACGTCGCTTGTCCGTCCTGCGGGCGCACTTTATTTAACCTCGAAGAAGTGCTGCACAAAGTCCGGGAAGCTACTAAACATTTAGTGGGTTTGGATATAGCAGTAATGGGGTGTATTGTCAATGGCCCCGGCGAAATGGCGGATGCCGATTATGGCTATGTGGGCAAACAACCGGGTTATATTTCGCTCTATCGCGGTCGGGAAGAAATCAAGCGCGTTCCCGAAGACAGTGGGGTAGAAGAGTTGATTAATTTGATTAAAGCGGACGGGCGCTGGGTCGATCCGGAGTGA